One genomic window of Ruminococcus gauvreauii includes the following:
- a CDS encoding helix-turn-helix domain-containing protein encodes MQEQIEAVQRMQDFIDAHLYEDIKMADLAKAACYSPWHSYRLFIRWTNLTPSDYIRRHRLSKSALKLRDEKVKVADIAFELGFGSVDGYQRAFFREFGCNPRAYAEHPVPICLFIPYGVKYQTVKRRKTMESVKHVFIQLVDKPVREVIIKRGVNAKDYFAYCDEVGCDVWGILSSIRSISGEPVCLWLPDDYRRPGTSEYVQGVELAPGCAGEVPEGFEVIELPAAKYLMFQGEPFEEEYYCEAIEQVQHAMETYEPSVTGYAWDDSNPRIQLEPIGTRGYIELRAVKAIN; translated from the coding sequence ATGCAGGAACAGATAGAAGCAGTACAGAGGATGCAGGATTTTATTGATGCCCATCTGTATGAGGATATTAAAATGGCAGACCTGGCAAAAGCGGCGTGTTATTCTCCGTGGCATTCCTACCGTCTGTTTATCCGGTGGACGAATCTGACGCCTTCCGATTATATCCGGAGACACAGGCTGTCAAAATCGGCACTTAAGCTGCGCGATGAAAAAGTGAAAGTTGCAGACATAGCATTTGAGCTTGGATTCGGCAGTGTTGACGGATATCAGCGGGCTTTTTTTCGGGAATTTGGATGCAATCCCCGGGCGTACGCAGAACATCCGGTTCCGATCTGCCTGTTCATCCCCTATGGCGTAAAATATCAGACCGTCAAAAGGAGGAAGACAATGGAAAGCGTAAAACATGTATTTATTCAGCTTGTAGACAAGCCGGTAAGAGAAGTCATCATAAAACGTGGTGTCAATGCGAAGGACTACTTTGCATACTGCGATGAGGTTGGATGTGATGTCTGGGGGATCCTGAGCAGCATCCGGTCGATCAGTGGTGAACCGGTATGCCTGTGGCTGCCCGATGATTACCGCAGGCCCGGAACTTCGGAGTATGTACAGGGTGTAGAACTGGCTCCGGGATGTGCGGGCGAAGTTCCCGAGGGGTTTGAAGTGATAGAGCTGCCGGCAGCAAAATATCTGATGTTTCAGGGCGAGCCCTTTGAGGAGGAGTATTACTGTGAGGCGATTGAGCAGGTGCAGCATGCAATGGAGACGTACGAGCCCTCTGTGACGGGATACGCCTGGGATGATTCCAATCCCCGCATACAGCTCGAACCGATCGGCACGAGGGGCTATATTGAGCTGCGTGCAGTTAAAGCCATAAACTGA
- a CDS encoding S1C family serine protease — MTNKNNIKRISRKLGGIVLSAVLFGGTAAFAFQGVNALTAAGSPSETASSENTDDTKVARLNTAGSDSTPAGSMDVSEIASNVMPSVVAITNKSVQEVQDYFGMFGTGGGIQTQEVESRGSGIIIGQNDSELLIATNNHVVDSADTLSVCFVDNSVYSASVKGTDADNDLAVIAVPLDQISGDTMSQIKVAAIGDSDSLSVGEQVVAIGNALGYGQSVTTGIVSALDRKIDDNENSPALIQTDAAINPGNSGGALVNMNGELIGINSAKFASTEVEGMGYAIPTATASPIIQELMNQQTREKVSAENNSYLGISGQDVDSETSAAYNIPTGVYVSSVTAESPAGLAGIRQGMVITGFDGKSISGIEELKHTLQYYAAGETVDLTVQVNDSGTYEEQTISVTLGSSAQDSNSVDTVQR; from the coding sequence ATGACCAATAAAAACAATATAAAAAGAATTTCAAGAAAACTGGGAGGCATTGTACTGAGCGCCGTACTCTTCGGCGGAACTGCCGCATTTGCATTTCAGGGTGTCAATGCCCTGACAGCCGCCGGTTCGCCATCCGAAACGGCTTCCTCGGAAAACACAGATGATACCAAAGTCGCCCGCCTGAATACAGCCGGTTCGGACTCTACACCGGCAGGAAGCATGGATGTTTCTGAGATCGCCTCCAATGTAATGCCGTCCGTCGTGGCGATCACCAATAAATCCGTTCAGGAAGTACAGGATTACTTCGGAATGTTCGGCACCGGAGGCGGCATTCAGACACAGGAAGTAGAAAGCCGCGGTTCCGGTATTATCATCGGACAAAATGACAGCGAACTGCTGATCGCTACCAATAACCACGTGGTTGACAGTGCCGACACCTTATCCGTATGTTTCGTCGACAACAGTGTCTACTCTGCTTCCGTAAAGGGCACAGACGCCGATAACGATCTGGCTGTGATTGCAGTTCCTCTGGATCAGATTTCCGGGGATACCATGTCCCAGATCAAAGTGGCCGCCATCGGCGATTCAGATTCCCTGTCCGTCGGCGAACAGGTAGTCGCTATCGGCAACGCGCTCGGCTACGGGCAGTCCGTAACAACCGGTATCGTCAGCGCACTGGACCGCAAGATCGACGATAATGAGAACTCTCCAGCACTGATCCAGACCGACGCGGCGATCAATCCGGGCAACAGCGGCGGCGCCCTTGTCAATATGAATGGTGAACTTATCGGCATCAACTCTGCCAAATTTGCCTCGACGGAAGTGGAAGGCATGGGTTATGCGATCCCGACTGCAACGGCATCGCCAATTATCCAGGAACTGATGAATCAGCAGACTCGTGAAAAAGTCTCTGCAGAGAACAACTCCTATCTGGGAATTTCCGGACAGGACGTGGACAGCGAGACGTCTGCCGCATATAATATTCCCACCGGCGTCTATGTATCCTCCGTCACCGCCGAGAGTCCTGCGGGACTGGCGGGTATTCGCCAGGGAATGGTCATCACCGGTTTTGACGGCAAGAGTATTTCCGGGATTGAAGAACTGAAACACACCCTGCAGTATTATGCCGCAGGAGAGACAGTAGACCTTACAGTGCAGGTCAATGACAGCGGTACGTATGAGGAACAGACTATTTCCGTAACCCTGGGGTCTTCCGCTCAGGATTCAAATTCTGTAGATACCGTTCAGAGATAG
- a CDS encoding EAL domain-containing protein — MDKTNIKKQVLVSGILVVVISAILIGISVITYTSIQKAQRQEAKQYLDEIVTQYKNIITAQLDGNFQTLEALSAFIGQTDSFDLEKALSYLEVESSRSGFFSIGFVTPEKTGYFIYSRGSRRYGQDVSRETFLDRALSGECAVSEKMIDEYTGNDIICYGVPVYHDEQIVGVLTASMLTSSFSNIIEQEIFGGKAFAHIIDRNGDFIIRSSHVVIQEQLDNIFDMGDIQETTKQEVLNNLMDGETSFTVFEYRGEHYWVTIMPVGINDWQLFCLVPQDFLNHNFDTLITVFLGVMVCIIVMFSILFIYINRLIRKSQESMRKLAYTDLLTGAGNRNQFITGVPGLLGGTQEYAMVLMNISGFKFINEFYGYGKGDELLKHIAAVLANAAGKDELYYRDSADRFGMLLKYPGKEALTGRLEQIRKRINSFKLSQNQSYHIITNWGVKIIDGYNFSLHADLDTIMNRAMLALNSVKGNDEKPIAFYDEKLHQQASKKSEIESRMHDALDSREFVMVLQPKYDLKTMEVISAESLVRWHAKDGTVYYPDEFISVFEQNGFITNLDMYMLEEVCRCLSRWKEAGYGTVPVSVNQSRLFFYDEEYLERFHKIVDRYHLEPSQIILEVTESVSMNNLEQIKHVIRQLHKIGFTVSMDDFGSGYSSLNTLKELDIDEVKLDKEFLSEQSDSTRGEAIIRNMIQLAKDLSIVTVAEGIETRSQMEFLRSISCDIGQGYYFARPMPVDQFEELVFGRQQQI; from the coding sequence TTGGACAAAACGAACATAAAAAAGCAGGTTCTGGTTTCCGGAATCCTGGTGGTGGTTATCAGTGCCATTCTCATTGGAATCAGTGTGATAACCTATACCAGTATCCAGAAGGCACAGCGCCAGGAAGCCAAGCAGTATCTGGATGAGATTGTGACACAGTATAAGAATATCATTACTGCACAGCTGGACGGGAACTTTCAGACGTTGGAAGCACTCTCTGCGTTTATCGGGCAGACGGATTCTTTTGATCTCGAGAAGGCACTGTCCTATCTGGAAGTGGAGAGCAGCCGAAGCGGTTTCTTCTCCATAGGTTTTGTCACGCCGGAAAAAACAGGATACTTTATCTATTCGCGTGGCAGCAGACGGTATGGGCAGGACGTCAGCCGTGAAACTTTCCTGGACCGGGCACTCAGCGGGGAGTGTGCTGTCTCAGAGAAGATGATCGATGAATATACGGGGAATGATATTATCTGCTATGGGGTTCCGGTCTACCATGACGAGCAGATCGTCGGAGTTCTCACCGCCTCCATGCTGACTTCTTCATTTTCCAACATCATCGAACAGGAGATTTTCGGCGGGAAGGCGTTTGCACACATTATTGACCGAAACGGAGACTTTATCATCCGGTCCAGCCATGTGGTGATTCAGGAACAGCTTGACAATATATTTGATATGGGGGATATTCAGGAGACAACCAAACAGGAAGTATTAAATAATCTCATGGATGGAGAGACCTCTTTTACCGTATTTGAGTATCGCGGCGAACATTACTGGGTCACCATCATGCCGGTGGGAATCAATGACTGGCAGCTGTTCTGCCTGGTACCTCAGGATTTTCTGAACCACAACTTTGATACGCTGATCACGGTCTTTCTCGGGGTGATGGTCTGCATCATCGTGATGTTCAGTATCCTGTTCATCTATATCAACCGGCTGATTCGAAAAAGCCAGGAGAGTATGCGCAAGCTCGCCTATACGGACTTGCTGACGGGAGCGGGGAACCGCAATCAGTTCATCACCGGGGTGCCCGGACTGCTGGGAGGCACGCAGGAGTATGCGATGGTTCTTATGAATATCAGCGGATTTAAATTCATCAACGAGTTTTACGGATACGGAAAAGGGGATGAACTGCTGAAGCATATTGCCGCAGTTCTTGCAAATGCGGCGGGAAAAGATGAGCTGTATTATCGCGACAGCGCGGACCGTTTCGGGATGCTTTTGAAATATCCGGGGAAAGAAGCCCTGACCGGGCGTTTGGAGCAGATACGGAAACGGATCAATAGTTTTAAACTCAGTCAAAACCAGAGTTATCATATCATCACCAACTGGGGTGTTAAAATTATTGACGGTTACAATTTTTCACTACATGCGGATCTGGATACCATAATGAACCGCGCGATGCTGGCACTGAACAGCGTGAAGGGAAACGATGAGAAGCCAATTGCTTTTTACGATGAGAAACTGCATCAGCAGGCCAGTAAAAAGAGTGAAATCGAGAGCAGGATGCATGATGCGCTTGACAGCAGAGAGTTTGTGATGGTGCTGCAGCCTAAGTATGACCTGAAAACGATGGAGGTCATCAGTGCAGAGTCCCTGGTGCGCTGGCATGCAAAGGACGGCACGGTTTATTATCCGGATGAATTTATTTCTGTATTCGAGCAGAATGGGTTTATCACCAACCTGGATATGTATATGCTGGAGGAGGTCTGCCGCTGTCTTTCCCGATGGAAGGAGGCTGGGTATGGGACGGTGCCGGTATCGGTGAACCAGTCGCGGCTGTTTTTCTATGATGAGGAGTATCTGGAGCGGTTTCATAAGATTGTAGACCGCTATCATCTGGAACCTTCTCAGATTATACTGGAGGTGACGGAGAGCGTTTCCATGAACAACCTGGAACAGATTAAACATGTGATCCGTCAGCTTCATAAGATTGGTTTCACTGTCTCCATGGATGACTTTGGAAGCGGATATTCCTCGCTCAATACACTGAAAGAGCTCGATATCGATGAAGTGAAACTGGATAAAGAGTTTTTATCTGAACAGTCGGATTCCACGCGCGGGGAAGCCATCATACGCAACATGATTCAGCTCGCAAAGGATCTGTCCATTGTAACAGTTGCCGAGGGCATTGAGACCCGCAGCCAGATGGAGTTTCTGAGATCAATATCCTGTGATATCGGACAGGGGTATTATTTTGCCAGGCCAATGCCGGTCGATCAATTTGAGGAACTGGTTTTCGGGAGACAACAGCAAATTTAG